One genomic segment of Fundulus heteroclitus isolate FHET01 chromosome 10, MU-UCD_Fhet_4.1, whole genome shotgun sequence includes these proteins:
- the ghitm gene encoding growth hormone-inducible transmembrane protein, with translation MLVARLTCLRSLPLVGLRPVLSQGSSALRTPTLKACPPMLRPQQGYSSKARFGFRRAKTSREQLKEVAFEPATDTAIKIDSMGRMILAGGAVVGLGALCYYGLGMSSEIGAIEKSMIWPQYVKDRIHSTYMYFAGSIGLTALSAVAVSRTPALMGLMMRGSWLAIGATFAAMIGAGMLVRSISYEHSPLPKHLAWMLHAGVMGAVIAPLTLLGGPLMIRAAWYTAGIVGGLSTVAMCAPSEKFLNMGGPLAVGFGVVFASSIGSMFLPPTSAFGAGLYSVAVYGGLVLFSMFLLYDTQKVIKRAETHPLYATQKYDPINACMGIYMDTLNIFMRLVMILAGGGGGKRK, from the exons ATGTTGGTGGCGAGGCTGACGTGCCTGAGGAGTCTCCCGTTGGTCGGGCTCCGTCCTGTTCTGTCACAGGGTTCCTCAGCCCTGAGAACGCCCACCTTGAAGGCCTGCCCACCTATGCTCAGGCCTCAGCAG GGATATTCCTCAAAAGCCAGATTTGGATTCCGCCGTGCAAAAACCAGCAGGGAGCAGCTGAAAGAAGTAGCTTTTGAACCAGCAACTGACACGGCCATCAAAA TTGACAGCATGGGAAGAATGATCCTTGCTGGAGGTGCAGTGGTGGGCCTTGGAGCTCTTTGCTATTATGGTCTTGGCATGTCCAGTGAAATCGGCGCCATTGAGAAATCAAT GATCTGGCCTCAATATGTGAAGGACAGAATCCATTCCACCTACATGTACTTTGCAGGCAGCATTGGCCTGACGGCTCTGTCGGCTGTGGCTGTTAGCAGGACCCCAGCACTGATGGGCCTGATGATGAGGGGGTCCTGGCTG GCAATTGGAGCAACTTTCGCAGCGATGATTGGAGCAGGGATGCTGGTCCGGTCCATTTCATATGAGCACAGCCCATTGCCCAAACACCTTGCTTGGATGCTCCATGCAG GTGTGATGGGTGCCGTCATCGCTCCACTAACTCTGCTGGGAGGACCTCTGATGATCAGGGCTGCCTGGTACACTGCAGGCATTGTGGGAGGTCTGTCCACTGTGGCCATGTGCGCGCCGAGTGAGAAGTTCCTCAACATGGGAGGGCCTCTTGCTGTCGGCTTTGGAGTGGTATTTGCCTCCTCTATTG ggtCCATGTTTCTGCCACCCACCTCGGCCTTCGGAGCAGGCTTGTATTCTGTTGCCGTCTACGGAGGCCTAGTTCTGTTCAGCATGTTCCTCCTCTACGACACGCAAAAGGTCATTAAGAGGGCGGAGACACACCCACTGTACGCCACACAGAAATATGACCCCATAAACGC GTGTATGGGGATTTACATGGACACGCTGAACATTTTCATGAGGCTGGTGATGATTCTGGCAGGCGGCGGCGGTGGCAAGAGGAAGTAA